A window of the Sardina pilchardus chromosome 21, fSarPil1.1, whole genome shotgun sequence genome harbors these coding sequences:
- the sowahab gene encoding ankyrin repeat domain-containing protein SOWAHB: protein MALTQETILTFLQEQGGKVKNSELLNKFKEALSCSDPVDKKQNRDLFKSFVNNIAVVKVIDEVKFVVVKKKYQGFGKNGSLIAPKNEFEDTLSRFNSSASSCSPERTDVLKHGTDKTVQSAIENNNNNSYFTSNINAVGQGCKPEDNLRHNSVSGGCCNLDCERQQMSPRNDSSVQKDVKPRKTGAVFAIIAVKSPTSSSNEEQLHTKGLIQEPVSQHLQAIRITPPQRRLEKTETTSPNTGTGEKPNEDSSPETKRRQLVSKLPDTPQLKKNNKTTKPNNEPKYSEGVPLELAEHDWLVKSAAGHWDQVYGLLLQDVQLADKRDFISGFAALHWAAKDGNKDMVRKIIDTSRDRGVEVDINARSHAGYTPLHIAAIHGHDIIISLLVRDYWANVNVRDNSGKKPYHYLDQGVSKEVREILGDPHITSLHQEVPCEQVEEDHSLPELPKGFNTLSKLFHPHSGHRKKHRHRPSFHFHIGSEDPRDDRREHVLSRRLSEMFH, encoded by the coding sequence ATGGCCCTCACTCAAGAGACTATATTGACGTTTTTACAGGAGCAAGGGGGCAAAGTGAAGAACTCGGAGTTGTTAAACAAGTTTAAAGAGGCGCTCAGCTGCAGCGATCCTGTGGACAAGAAACAAAACAGGGATCTTTTCAAGAGCTTTGTGAACAATATTGCAGTCGTCAAAGTCATAGATGAGGTCAAGTTTGTTGTTGTAAAGAAAAAATATCAAGGATTTGGGAAAAACGGTTCTCTAATCGCGCCAAAAAACGAGTTCGAGGATACTTTAAGCCGCTTCAATTCTTCTGCGTCGTCTTGCTCTCCTGAGCGCACGGACGTCCTTAAACACGGGACAGATAAAACCGTCCAGTCTGCAATcgaaaataataacaacaatagttATTTTACCTCAAATATCAATGCGGTCGGTCAAGGCTGTAAACCCGAAGATAATCTCCGGCACAACTCTGTATCAGGAGGATGCTGTAACTTGGACTGTGAAAGACAACAGATGTCCCCGCGAAATGACTCAAGTGTGCAAAAGGACGTTAAACCAAGGAAAACAGGTGCTGTGTTTGCCATTATTGCTGTGAAATCACCAACCTCATCAAGCAATGAAGAACAATTGCACACTAAAGGTCTGATCCAGGAACCTGTATCACAGCACTTGCAAGCCATCAGAATAACACCACCTCAAAGACGTCTGGAAAAAACAGAGACCACATCTCCCAACACAGGTACAGGGGAAAAGCCAAATGAAGACAGTTCTCCAGAAACCAAAAGGAGGCAGCTGGTATCCAAGTTACCCGACACTCCCCAACTGAAAAAGAACAACAAGACCACAAAACCAAACAATGAGCCCAAGTACTCCGAGGGGGTCCCCCTGGAGCTTGCAGAGCATGATTGGCTTGTAAAGTCTGCTGCAGGCCACTGGGACCAAGTCTACGGCCTGTTGCTTCAGGACGTCCAGCTGGCAGACAAGAGGGACTTCATCTCGGGGTTCGCCGCACTGCACTGGGCTGCCAAAGACGGAAACAAGGACATGGTGCGCAAAATCATCGACACCTCCAGGGACAGAGGGGTAGAGGTGGACATAAATGCCCGCTCGCACGCAGGCTACACCCCACTGCATATTGCTGCCATTCACGGCCACGACATTATCATTTCTCTGCTCGTGCGAGACTACTGGGCCAATGTGAACGTAAGGGACAACAGTGGCAAAAAGCCGTACCACTACTTGGACCAGGGGGTCAGCAAGGAGGTCAGAGAAATCCTCGGAGACCCTCACATCACCTCGCTGCATCAGGAGGTGCCCTGTGAGCAGGTAGAAGAGGACCACAGCCTCCCCGAGCTCCCAAAGGGCTTCAACACCCTGAGCAAGCTGTTTCACCCACACTCGGGTCACAGAAAGAAGCACCGCCACAGGCCCAGCTTCCACTTCCACATCGGAAGTGAGGACCCCAGAGATGACCGGAGGGAGCACGTACTCTCTCGCAGACTCTCAGAGATGTTCCACTGA